A region from the Algoriphagus machipongonensis genome encodes:
- a CDS encoding glycosyltransferase has product MSQQSGKSYRILFLGETYRADAQTWIKGIEKVSGVKIETMEVDSKGSRALRMLKFLKFWIEILQIKKNEFDIVLAERATSYGFFSLFVPAKVHVVAQQGITDAYPETGFSGKYKRFLQKKVYKKVDLIHAWGEVMVPAMLQSKADPAKILVMPKGMDLNKYDFVDPFKREINYKAIVTRSLTQVYHHEMILESLAILKKKKLPIFLTIVGDGVLMDDLKRKSEQLGIQGLVDFKGRISNESLPPLLQDSSIYISVPETEGVSASLFEAMASGCFPIVTDLPGTRAFIRDGENGMLVPVNDAKSLAKAIESFLNSSEKYFPSINQNRRYIETKANLDKNMAIIFERYLSILNSKSDSEN; this is encoded by the coding sequence GGGATTGAAAAAGTCTCAGGTGTCAAGATTGAGACCATGGAAGTGGATTCTAAAGGAAGTAGAGCTCTGCGAATGCTAAAGTTCTTGAAGTTTTGGATTGAAATTCTTCAAATCAAGAAAAATGAGTTTGATATAGTATTGGCTGAGAGGGCAACGAGCTACGGATTCTTTTCACTTTTTGTGCCTGCAAAAGTACATGTTGTTGCTCAGCAAGGGATCACTGATGCTTATCCTGAAACTGGGTTTTCTGGAAAATATAAAAGATTCCTGCAAAAGAAAGTCTATAAAAAAGTGGATCTAATTCACGCTTGGGGTGAAGTGATGGTACCTGCAATGTTGCAGTCTAAAGCCGATCCCGCAAAAATCCTTGTTATGCCAAAAGGTATGGATTTAAATAAATATGATTTTGTAGATCCATTTAAAAGGGAAATCAATTATAAGGCTATCGTCACCAGATCTCTGACTCAGGTTTATCATCATGAAATGATTTTGGAATCTTTGGCAATTTTAAAGAAAAAAAAGTTGCCGATTTTTCTAACAATTGTAGGGGATGGCGTATTAATGGATGATTTAAAACGTAAATCAGAACAGCTAGGAATTCAAGGACTTGTAGACTTTAAAGGTAGAATTTCAAATGAATCATTGCCACCTCTTTTGCAAGATTCCTCTATTTATATTTCAGTTCCTGAGACAGAGGGTGTTTCTGCATCCTTATTTGAAGCGATGGCTTCAGGCTGCTTTCCTATCGTAACAGATTTACCTGGAACAAGAGCGTTTATTAGAGATGGTGAAAATGGAATGCTGGTTCCCGTAAATGATGCTAAGTCTTTGGCAAAAGCTATTGAAAGTTTCTTGAACAGCTCGGAGAAATACTTTCCATCTATCAATCAAAACAGAAGATACATTGAAACTAAGGCCAATTTGGATAAAAATATGGCTATAATTTTTGAGAGATATCTTTCAATATTGAACTCAAAATCAGACTCAGAAAACTAA